AATCGCTGTGACAGAATACGGGAATGTTTCTGATCTTGTGGAGAATTGGGAATGAATAACCGGGAAGTTTCATTATAAAGAACCTTACTCTCTGCTTCTACTTGAGCAATATCTTCAGCTAGCCGTTCTGCTGATTTTAAATCGACGACTTGAGACACCAGGTCAAGATAAAGTGCTTCACAATCAATACTCTTTTTGATTAAGTCCTGACCTTCTGGAGAAATGGTTGCTGGTGGTCCGCCTCCTCGTTCGCCAGCCCCTGCCCAATTCACAGCTTTTCTGCGATGCGTTAAAACGCTAAAGCCGTGTTCGTAATCTAATGATGTTCTGAAATCAAATGCGATATAAGCAACTTTGTTTTTATGTTCTGAAAGAATGGTAACTGTATTTGGTTCTACTAATTCACAAAATCCATCTAAAGTATTCAACCGTTTGCGAAGCTCACGTTTTTCACCTTGTAACGTCTTGGTTTCAGGCAGTGATTCCGGATAGTACGCTGATTTACATTGTTGAAGGGCATATTTTAATGCCGCTTTTGCAATTGAATCTTCATTCGCACATAAATATTCAAAAGCAGCCTCTTGTTCTTTCGCAGGCGGTTTCCCATCTGCTGATTCGATTTGAAGCTCTAGCAAAACCGGCCCGTTATTTGGCTCACTTTTTTCGTATGCTTCAGAGAGATAATCCGCATCGCAATCCCAGAGAATCCCACAGGTTTCAAACCCTGCCAATTCCACTTTTCCAAGCCACGCTTCATACTCAGATTTATACTTTATATCGCTAAATAAACTCATAAAAACCGCTCCTTATCACTATCGACCTGACACCTTTGATTACTTTCTGTAGCTACTCTTTTTCATTGTCAGCAGGTTTGATTGCCATCAGCGAAACAAGTGCGAGCACAAGTCCAATCAAACACGATGCACTGACATGCCAGAACAGGGTCAGGAGAGTATTGTCAGAGAAGATCAACACGGGAGTCTCCCCAAAGAGAACCCGCCTGATTTCCAATTCATACCAGTTACCCAGTGAGCAAGCAACAAAGCAGGCGACAGGAAACGAATTATAAAGGTGGTATGAAAACCACAGAATGCAAAAAGTGATCAATGAACACAATAGCCAAACCGCGCGAAAACGTCTGGTTTTGATGACCATCAGCGTAACAGGTGCGAAAACAAGGCCCACTAAACACGCTGCAATGACATGCCAGAACAGGACCAGGAGAGTATTATCAGGGGCGATAAACACGGGAGTATCCCCATAGAAAACACGCCTGATTTCCAATTCATACCAGTTACCCAATATGTAACTGTCACTCCCGATTACCGATCTGCCATCTTCAGTTTTATACTCCGATGGAAACGAAGCAATAATCAGGTAGGAATACAACAGAGTGTAAAAAGCGATCGTTGAACACATCAGCCAAACCACGCGAAAACGTTTGGTTTCGATCGCCAGCAGCGTAACAAGTGTAAGCACAAATCCCAGTAAACTCGCTGCACCGAGATGCCAGAACAGGCTCAGGCGAGTACCATCATCACCGAACGACCCTTTAGCAACCCCAAAGAGAGCCCCCCTTACTTCCAGGACATACAAAGTGATCAGGGCACACAATATCCAGATCACGCTGAAACGTCTGGTTTTGACGAGACTCAAAATCATCTGTACGCCGCTCTTAATGATGAGACCTGCCTCCCTTTAATAATCCTTTGGATTGATCTATTAACTGGCCAATATACCGTCATGATGAAACGCAGGGAGTCAGCTCCGGTTAGACGCTTCCCCGTGAGCGGCAAGGCGCTAGCCGCCGGTAATCAAGGTTGGCGTCGAAGAACAACACCGGTGGCTAGCGCCATTCCGCTCACAAAAAACAGAGTAGAAAAACAATAATGGACCAGGTCTCTTATTGTTCCCTGGATCTCACTTCAAGTTGTACTCCACCGCGTTACAGCCATTGAATTTGGCGAATGCTGACAATTTGGATTCCATTTTTTTCTGTAATTTATGCCGATCTACGTTTTTTTCGTAGTGAATCGAGTGAATCATCAGCCGTTGATTGGTTCGATCTGCTTTGCAATCGATGCGGGCGACAAATCGGCTGCCCTGTAGGACAGGCAGTGAAAAATACCCATACTTTCTTTTTGTCGCCGGAACATAGCATTCAATTTTATAATCAAAATCAAATAAGGTGATCAGTTTATCTCTTTGAATGACCAAATTATCAAACGGTGACAAGATGTGTATTTTCTGGCTGCCCCTGGGAATGCTCTCCAGTGATTGCCTGAGGGCATAATAAGTCTGTTCAACTCCTTCAACAGCGACTTGAGAAACTTCGTCATCAGCGACCATTTGGTCGAGGGTCGTCAAGACACTGGTTTTGGTGCGAGACTTGCGCATGTAGGCAATTTCGCTTACCGTTGCCAAGCCATGATGCTGAAGCGTTCGTTGAATCAGGTATCGAGCAAAGTCGGTTTCGCTCGGTAGTGTGGTGTCAACAGTACGAGGAATCACATTCTCCGGGAGATCGTATACTTTCTGGAATCCTTCACGACGAGTGATTTCCAGCTTGCCTTCAAGAAAAAGTCGCTCTAACGCTTTCTTGGCTGGTTTCCAGTCCCACCATCCCGATTTCCCCTGCTTTGTCATCTCAAAGTCTTTTGATCGAAGTGGACCTTCTTTACGTATCCTGGTTAAAACCTGTTTCATCATTTTCAGGTCTTTGGGATACCAGGACGTCTCGCGTTTCTGAAACTCTCGTTTTAGTGGTAGAGAATACCGGTAGTCTTTCATAGGCAGGTATGAGGCAGCATGGCTCCAGTACTCAAATGCGTCTCGTGATTCAATGAGCTGGTCCAGGTTAACCGGACTGTATTTTTGATTTCGACTCCAAAACACATGATGATGGGCACGTTCGACGACAGAGATGGTGTCAATCTGGACGTACCCCAGATGCTCAATGATTTCCACGGGATCCAAAGCTGGTCCTGTCAGCTTCTGACTAGCCACCATCAAACGCTGTGCAGACTTCAATGGCAACTTGATCGTTTTCATCTCGGGATTTTTGGGAGAACCTGGAAGAATTGTAGATAGACTCAAACAGCCGATGTTAAGTCTGTACCAGCCTAAGCATAGTACAATAGCGCATGACAGTTCAACGTGAGCGTAGAAAACGAAGTGTGAGACCTCAAGTAAAGGGAACCTGAAAGTGGGCAGGACTCTTGTTTAAGAGCCTCGATCCCTTTGTTCTTCACGCTGCCAAATCAAAGGTAGGTACTGAATTCGTTGCCGGACATCACAATGATAATCCCCAGGATAGCCAAGGCAATTCCCGCTGGCCCCATCCACGGCTTCCCGGCGTCGTGCTTTGACAGGTTCCAAAGAATGATGCTCACGACTCCACAGACCACCAGCAGCAGATTTAATGCGAGTGCCGTAAATGAGAAGCTGTGGTACACATAACCCATCTGCCGACTGAAGGGGATGAGCGGGAAATACGCAGGATGGTCGATCTCGTCTGGGCGATCTGAACGCCAGAGATCGCAGTAGTAACAGGCAGGCCATCCAAAATACCGTTCGAGTTCCCATCCGGGCTCACGGTCTCTCCGTCCACCCCAACCTGGATTCCATGAGAAGGCATTAATGACAAGAAAGGCAACTGCGCCCCACACGATGATGGGTGTCACTTGTGAACGAACTGATTCCGTCATGACTCTTCCCTGTTTTAATGCTTCCGCCTGCTGTTGCCCTCAAAGGAGCCACTGTACCACCACAGTCAGTTTCTAATCCGTCTTGCTGCTGTTATCGTTGGTGATATACGGTGGTCTGTAATCCCCTTGGGTCATCTCCTTAATCTCTTCCTTGGAGCGATACGGTGGTCCATAACCCCACTTTGAGACAATCTGCATTACATTTCCTTCAGACAGAGACACCCTCCCAGAGACTGTACTCTTCTCCAAATGCGACTTGATGGTGTCGTTAGTTTTACGGATATGTTCAAAACTCCTATTGCCACTTTCCCATATTTGGAAACCGCTCACGTCATCGAGATCGTCTGCACCGGTCAGCCTGAAAGAGGAATAGGTCGAATAATCTTTGTTGCCTGTAGATAATATTGAGCAGTAAAGATCTGAATGCGGATATACATAAAGCGATTTAGTTAAACTTGAATAATATTTTTTATTGTTCATGATGTTATTTACATCTGACAAAGATTGAACAGACAGCGTTCCCGTTACATAGTTTCGATTTTCCTTGAGTAAAAACGTTCCGTTATCCCAGACTGCAAAGGTAATTTCGGGCTGAAACAGATCGTTATGAAATGGTGAAAATCGAGTTTGAAAAACGGCGATCATGGGCTTATTGAATAAATAAGCTGGTAGATCAGACTCGTCTGAGAACTGTGGTAGCTCCTCAGCCGGAGGGGAATTGCTGGTCGATAATCCACGGTGACAACCGGAAAGACAAGTACCAAATAATAATGAGACAGAGATTACAATGTAACGGACATCCATTCCGCACCTCTTCTTAAGTGGAGTGATCCCAAACCGCATACAGCCAGGCAAGCCAAACCAACCGCCGTCAGATCAGTTCCCGAATCGGTTCCTGGCGTTCCAGCAAATACTGCGGCCGGCCATTATTGTCCGGGATGATGGTCGTGGCAGGATCAATGCCCAGGTTGTGATACAGCGTGGCGAAGACCTCCTGCATATGCACGGGACGGTCGACCGCTGCTTCAGCCCAT
This genomic interval from Gimesia chilikensis contains the following:
- a CDS encoding DUF6985 domain-containing protein, with the translated sequence MSLFSDIKYKSEYEAWLGKVELAGFETCGILWDCDADYLSEAYEKSEPNNGPVLLELQIESADGKPPAKEQEAAFEYLCANEDSIAKAALKYALQQCKSAYYPESLPETKTLQGEKRELRKRLNTLDGFCELVEPNTVTILSEHKNKVAYIAFDFRTSLDYEHGFSVLTHRRKAVNWAGAGERGGGPPATISPEGQDLIKKSIDCEALYLDLVSQVVDLKSAERLAEDIAQVEAESKVLYNETSRLFIPNSPQDQKHSRILSQRFSEFQRIWKKCPEAAKHLNLYLKKCLAWKNSRS
- a CDS encoding winged helix-turn-helix domain-containing protein; translation: MKTIKLPLKSAQRLMVASQKLTGPALDPVEIIEHLGYVQIDTISVVERAHHHVFWSRNQKYSPVNLDQLIESRDAFEYWSHAASYLPMKDYRYSLPLKREFQKRETSWYPKDLKMMKQVLTRIRKEGPLRSKDFEMTKQGKSGWWDWKPAKKALERLFLEGKLEITRREGFQKVYDLPENVIPRTVDTTLPSETDFARYLIQRTLQHHGLATVSEIAYMRKSRTKTSVLTTLDQMVADDEVSQVAVEGVEQTYYALRQSLESIPRGSQKIHILSPFDNLVIQRDKLITLFDFDYKIECYVPATKRKYGYFSLPVLQGSRFVARIDCKADRTNQRLMIHSIHYEKNVDRHKLQKKMESKLSAFAKFNGCNAVEYNLK